In Campylobacter porcelli, the sequence GTTTATTAGCACTAAAAGTCTCAAAAATAGAAATTTCTATATTTGATACGGTTGCGCTTTTGTCTGTGATTTGCATTTGGCCTCTGTAGTTTAGCTCTACATTTACACTAGCATTAGCAGCATCTACAGCTTTATTATAAGCTTCAAATCTAGCCGTAGCATAATCTGTGTTATTAATTATAAGATCTTTTACCTTGCCTAGGGCTTCTTGTTTAACATCTCCTTGTAATGGAAAATTTAATCCGGCTACTGCTTGATCTACTGCTTGATCTATTATAGCTTCTGTAGCGGGGTCATTAACATTGGTTTTTAATCTTGTTTTAAGATCATTAGCATTATTAATTGTTACACCTGGAAATAAATTTTGATCACTTAAATTTTTTGCTACCTGATTACCTACTCTATCATCTGGCAAGTTACCCGCTGCTACCATAGCTACTATATCATTTAGCTGTTTATAGCTTATATCATCGGCTTGAGTTACTACTCCATCTGTGGCTTTCGTGGCTTCATTATACTTGCCTAGCATTATATTACCTTGATAGACCGGCGAAACTGGTGGGATTACAGGCGTTCCATCGGCGTTGGTTTCGGTGATGGTAAGTTGCGTGGCCTTAGGATCACTAGCTGAGAGCGGATCGCTAAAATCTATCTTAACTTGATAATATTTACCATTTTTAGATTTGATCTGCATTGTGATATTACTATCTTCATTATCTTGTAATCCCGCTCCGGCGACATCTTTTATCTTGGTTGCATCTGTGGCAAATTCGTTTGTGCCTTTGACTACTTGTGAGACTGAGCCTGTAAGGATATTATCATTTTTCTCAAATTGTAGTTTATTATAGTCTGTGGCGTCATTTTTAGCCCCAACTATATCATTAAAGCTACTTTTGATAAATTCAGTTAGATAGACCTTGCCGTTTTTAACATTTTTCTCTATAGTCTCTAAATCGCTTAAAGCACTCACATCTACCCATGAGCCATCCTTATCCCTTACCTTGGTGCTAGACATATTTCTTACTTGATCTGCGTTAGTTGGGTCAAATGCGGTAAAGTCATTTGCGTCAATACCATTATTTCCTAAATCGTTTAAATTTAGAGCAGATGGGTTATTGACATTTGGAACTACGGTTGTATTGTTGCCTGTAGTTACTTGTAATTGACCTTGATTATTTACACTTATAGTATAGGCTTGATTGTTGTTATTATTTGTCGCACTAATCTCCGTGATATTGCCATTAGCATCTCTTGTGGTAGTTACCTTATAATTTGCCGATGTGGCTGGGTCAATATTTATCTCAAAGCCACCTACATTGTATTTTTCTGTTGATTGCTGTGGAGTAAGCCCAAATAGATGAAGCTCGATCATTTGATTGCCATCTCTTACATCTTTTATCTCGATTTGACCACTGTTATTCATAGTTACTTCTACTAGCTTATTCTTGCCATCTTTGTCATTGCCAAGAGCGTAGCCGATATTATCTAGTAGGCTTTGGATAGATGAGTTTGGGGTCATAGTAATCTTAGTAGCAAATGTAGTCCCATCTGGCTTTCTACCTTGTAAGAAAAATGTGGTATCTTGACCACCTAATTTATCAAGACTAAAGTCATCGGTGCCTGGCTTATTAACCTTATTATACTCCTGACTTCTATAATTTTCGCCGATTAAATCCCTTAAATCATCTGTAAGCTCTACATATTTTACAGGCTCATCTGGGTGCTCTAATCTATTATAATGATTAATCAAATTTACATTTGTTGTTATTATCTTATTATAGTCATTATCTGAGCCTATAAATAGCGATTTGCCATCTATATTATATTTAGCTGTTTGGTTAGGCCCTATAACAGCGTGGATAGTCTCGCCATTGCCATAGTAATTGCCAAGAGTATCTATAGGCTTAGTATCAAGTGCAGTTCCAGAAAATAGATATTGACCATTTATAGTAGTATTGGCTATATCGATTAAATTTTTCTTGATACCTTCTAGGTCGTTGGCAATAGCGTTTCTTGAAGTGGAGTCGTGAATATCATTAGCAGCTTGGATCAATTTGGTTTTAAACTCGGTTAATTTAGAGACAAAATCATTTAAGGCTCGGTCGCTATTTTTTGAAAATTCAGTAGCTTTTAATGTGGTGCTTTGAACTTGTTGAAGTAAGTTGCCCTCATACTCCAATCTAGCCGCATCAACATAAATCGCACTTCCTTCATATGAGTGCTGGATTTTAAGCCCTGAGCTAAAGGCTTGTTGGGATTGATATAAAGATGTTGAGTTTTTTTGGTAGTTGTAGATATTATTGAAATTCATAAGCTGATTGGTAATACGCATTGCACTTCTCCTAAAATTTGGAAGTTAAAAAGCAAATATCGTTCCGAAATTTAGTATATCTGCAAGGATATTTATAAACTATTAGGCTCTGTTATAATAAAGCATTGGTTTAATACAAATCAAAAATTTAAAACGGTTTTTTGTTTATTTTGTAGATATATATTTATTGAAAATCTAATGAGTAAATACTATCGATCCTTTTGTTAATAAGCGGTGTAATATCTTTCCCATAATTTTGTTCTATGATTTTATCTATTATTGTGAAATTAGAGAAGCCATCATTTGATGATAAACAATCTTTTGATATATAACGCCCAAGTGTTTCAGCTTCCACGATTACAATTTTATCTCCTACAATATCATTTTTAACACCACTTGCAAATTTTGGTGACACAACAATACAATATTTTGAGCCATTTTTTTTAATATGCAACATCAATCGTTTTGCATTTAATGATTGTGTAGCTTTACCACTTTTCTTTGCATCTACATTGATTTTGTAAGGAATAGTATCGTTTTCATTTAAAACGCCACATATAATGTCTGTATCTCCAGAGCCACTAATTATTTCACACTCTTTAATTTCTCTAAATAGCTCAAAGCTATCCTTAAGTGCAAATTCAAAATCTTTACCATCATTACTTCCATATTTTGATAAATGCAACATTTTATTAACAGTATTCATAATATCTAGTGCATTAAAATTTCTACACTCTAATGTAGCCATATATTTGAGTGGTGCTAATTCATACAACTCCTCTAGCCATTGACTTTTTAGAAAAAAGTCACTTTGAGAGCTTGGGACGTCATCAAATGAATATTTATCTAAAAGCAACGAAGCTTTTTCTTTTAATGTTTCTACTATCTTAATAAACCCGCTATATTTTTTATTTGAAGCGTAGCTATCATTGCGTCTTGAATTTGTGCCGTGAGCAAAATCAAAAAGTTGTCCACTATTATGGTTTTTATCTTCAACAAATTCTAAAACACCAAATTCTGCAAAAATATTAAAAAAGTAATATTTTAGTTCGTGTGTAGCGTTTGCAAACACATCGTTAAAATTATCAACGCTTTTAAAAAGTTCTAATTTATTAGCATATCCTAAAATCCTATATTCAAGAATTGAATTCACTAACTCATTATAAAATTTGTCATTTATAGTTTCTATAAACGGTAAAAACCATATACACTCATCAATAAAAAGCTTTTTTTCTAATCGTTCATCTAGCAATAGTTTTAAAATAAGTCTGCCAAAATATAATTTAAAATTACTTGGCGTTTTGCTATATGGTTGTGGAAATTGCATGGAAAATAGATTTATAAGCATTAGTTCTGCTTTTTCATTATTATTTTTTAGTAATAATTGCGTAGTAGCACTTGGTATAAATTTATTATTTTTTTTATACCCAAACATATAAAAACACATTTGAGAAAATCTAACACCCATCGTGCTTAATGAACCATCTGCTGACCGCCCCATATAAAGACCATCATATCGTAAATTATCTTGCAAATTTTGACAATTTATTTCATTATTTTGCTTTTTTAAGGCATCAATATATGCCTCCATAAGTTTTATTGAACTGATATTTTTTTGTAAAATCCATTTATTATCTTTTGAGCGATTGAGATTTATCATTTTATACCTTTAATTATATTTTTACAAAACATAGGCGGTATTGCTTCACCTATTACGCTTCTTATAAGCGTTTCACTTGCAAAATCAGGTAAGTCCCAATCTGCTGGGAGTGAGCTAACAATAAATAATTCTCTTAATGTCAAAACTCTTGCATCACTATATGTGCCATCACTTTGTAAGCGACCCGGATGGACATTGTTATGACCGCCTATATTTCCACTATTTATTGCTCTTGTAGGAGCAGGTTCGTTCCATTTCATACGCTTATAAGTGTTATGAAATCCTATAATCCTATCTCCATTTTCTTTTTTAGGGTAGTAAATTTCATTTTTCATAGCAGATTTACCCTCTGCTGTGTGTTTTAAAGCTAATATATCTCTATTATTGTGTTTTTTTGCGTAATGCCATTTTAAATCACTTTTCTCGCCACTTTCCAATGATGGCAAATGCCCTATCGCTTCTTTTAAAGAAATTTCTTTTTGTGGTTTTGGATTATCCCATTTTAGAGATTTTTTCCAAATTTTAATAAAGCCTCTTGGGCGAGATTGTGGCACACCAAAATCTTTAGCATTCAATACAAAACTATCAATACTATACCTATCATTATATTTATCTTTAACAATATCAATAAGCTGTTTGAATTTGCCATTATGTGGAAAATATAGTTTTAAAAATTTTGGAACATTTTCGATTAAAATATAATCGAAATTACTACTATCGATTAAATCAAACACATAAAAAACTAGATAATTTCTTTCATCATTATCATAGTCTTTTTTTCCAAGCGAACTCATACCCTGACAAGGCGGTGTTGCAAGTAAAAATTTACAATCATTCTCTCTTACTAATTGCTGAATTTTGGTAAAATTATTACTTTCTTTTATATCGCCTACAACCATCTCACATTTTGGATATAACCATTTATAGAGTTCTGCTCTTTTAGGAAGTAATTCATTTGCTACTACTATTTCGATTCCTAAATTCTTTAAATACATTTCGGCTATACCTGCACTTGAAAATAAAGATAAACCTTTCATTTCGCACTAACCCTATTAATATTTTTACAGATTTTTTCAATTAGCAATGGTGGAACACCCTCGCCAACCATATGTCTTATTTGAATATCACTAGCAAATTTTGGAATATCTAAATCAGGATTTATAGAGCTTAAAATAAAAATTTCTCTTAATGTCAAAACTCTTGCATCACTATATGTGCCATCACTTTGTAAGCGACCCGGATGGACATTGCTTTGAGATGATAGGCAATCATTTCTCATTGTTATTGTAGGCGCAGGTTTATCCCATTCAATGCGTTTATAAGAAGCCATATAACCTTTAGCTCTTTTGCCATCTTTAGTTTTTGGGAAATATATTTCATTTTCAAAAGCAGAATGCCCTGTTGGTGTATGTCTCATAGCTAAAATGTGGGATTCTATATGCTTTCTAGCATTGTGATTTTTTATTTTTGAATGCTCACCACTTTCCAATGATGGCAAATGCCCTATCGCTTCCCTAACACTTACAAACCTACTATTTTTTTTAGGAATATTATAGGTATAATCTTTATTTGTCATTACAATTATCGCACGAAGTCTATTCTGTGGAATACCGTAATCGGCACAATTATAGACTTTCACATCAATATTATACCGCAGTGAATACCGAGAACGGATTATAAACTCTATGTTTTTAAAATCATTATCATATGGAAATAGCATATCTAAAAATCTAGCCACATTTTCAATTACTACAACTTTTGGCTTAATGCTATCTATAATATCAAAGGCTTCAAAAATCAAAAAATTTCTTTTATCTTTAAGCATATCTGCATTACTTTTATTTTTACCAATCAAAGATACGCCTTGACAAGGGGGGGTAGCTAAAATAAAGTCTATCTTAGCTTTTTTTGCTTCTTTTATAATTTCATTTTTAATTTCGCTTTGCGTAATATCGCCACAAATCATTTTTGAGTTTGGATGCCAAAATTCGTGTGTTTTTGCTCTTATGGGAAGTAACTCATTTGCCAACTTCATTTTAATATTACAATTAGCCAAGTTCATTTCAGCTATACCTGCACTTGAAAATAAAGATAAACCATTTAATGCCATTTTTACATTCCTTTCTAAACATTATAAATATATGCTACCATCAATGGCATAGCTTGGTCTATTTGTAATAAATCAATATTTAATTGCAACAAAGCCAACTATTATAATCCTAAAATATTTACAATAATTAAGAAAGCTACGGCTGAACCTATCATAGATACTGGAAGCGTTATCACCCACGCTAGACCAATTGGCTTTAGCATTCCCCAATTAGCATTGCGATTATATAGCCCAATGCCAAGCACCGCTCCTATCAAAACATGGGTTGAGCTAATAGGTAGCCCCATCTTAGTAGCGATTAATATAACTATACTCGCTGATAGCTCAGCACTAAATCCAGTCGTAGGCAAAATCTCTGTAAGCTTAGTCCCAACTGTAGTGATAACCTCTTTACCTAAAAACCATAGCCCTACCACAAGTGCCACGCCAAAAGTTACCATCGCAATTGCTGGGATTGCCGCAGTGCTATTTATGGCGTTATTTTTTAAAACATCTAAAATCGCAGCGAACGGACCAATGGCGTTTGCTATATCATTTGCCCCATGAGAGAATGCAAATGATGAGGCGGTAAATATCTGAAACCAGCCAAAAATTCTATTAATGCCCTTTTGTGGATTGTCCTTTTTCATCATATTAACAATAGAAAAGCTAACCAAATACGCCGCTGTGCCAATAACAAATAGTATCCAAATAGTCTCAATGGTGCTAAATTTCAAATTCATATGCTTTAGCCCCTTAAACAAAAGCGTAGATGAGATAATCATCGCAGCAGTTGCGGCTAAAATCGGTATATGAATTCTCATATATTTCATCGCATCTATTAGCTTTTCTTGCTTTTTAAATTCCTTAATCTTCTCTCTAAATGGACTACTACTTACTACATCTTCATCATCGCTAATAGCGATATTTCTAAGCTCTTGAATTTGCTCGGCTTCACTCTTATTTGATAGCTCTTTTATATAGCTCTCTTTAAAGCTTCGTTTTTGAGCTTTAATAGCTTTGATTTGTGATTGTAGCTCTGTGCTTGGAGTGATAATCTTGGTTTTAATGTAGCCAAATACCATATAAGCAATCACCCCACCCATCACAGGAGATACTACCCAGCTAAGTGCGATACTACCAATGGAGCTCCATTTTACCATATCTAGAGTATTGCCATCATTATAATATATATATCCCATTATCAAGCTAGACCCCACGATACCACCTACAATAGCATGAGTAGTAGATACTGGCAAACCCTTTTTAGTAGCGATAAAGAGCCAAATTCCAGAGCTCATAAGGGCTGAGAGCATAACCGCAGCAAAAATCATAGGATTGACATTACCGCTATTTGGCAAGGTTACGATCCCACTTCTAATAGTATTTGTAACCTCCGCTCCAGCAAACACAGCACCGCTTAGCTCAAATACAGCAGCTATTATAAGTGCTTGTTTAATAGTAAGAGTTTTCGCTCCCACACTTGTGCCAAAGGCGTTAGCGACATCATTGCCACCGATATTAAACGCCATAAATAGACCAAAAATACTAGCTAAGATAAAAAGCAGTAGATGATGGCCATCTATATATCCATAACCCCAAGTAAAAAAAACCACTAACGAAATGATAAAAAGCAAAGCAGCAAAAAGATTATCTCGACCCAAGCAAACCCCCTCTAATCTCTTTTATTATGATTTTATTTTATCTTTTTCGGCTTAAATTTTTACTGAATTTAATGCAAATTTAATGGATTGTATATAACTTTTATTATCAGCTTTAGACTGATAGGCTATATCAAAAGCGGTGCCGTGATCGACACTTGTGCGAATGATTGGTAAATTTAAGCTTATATTAATAGAGCGGTCAAAATATAACGCCTTTAGCGGTGCTAAGCCAACATCGTGATAAAGGGCGATTAGGCGATTAGTTGATTTTAGAGAATTTGGTGTAAATGCCGCATCAGGCACAAGCGGACCTATAAAAATAGGCTTATTTAGTATATTATTTACCTCTTTTATAGCTCTTTTGATCTCAATCTCCTCTTTTCCGCCGATAGTTCCATTATCACTAGCGTGGGGATTAAAGCCTAAGACCCCTACTTTTTCAAATTTCGTAGAGGTGTAAAAATCGAGCAAAAATCGCTTAAGAGATTTAAATTTAATCTTTTTGCTAACATCTTTTAATGCTATATGATCGCTAAATAACGCTACATAAAGCTCATCACACCCAAGCATCATAATCGCATCACGATTAAAGTAGCTACTAAGTGCGTCAGTATGCCCTTTATATGGGATTTTGGCTCTTTTCCAACTCTCTTTATTTATTGGCAAGGTTACAAGTGCGTCTGCTTTGCCTTTGGCGGTGAAATTTAAGGCGTTTTCAAAGCTAATAAATGAGAATTTACCGCTTTTTTTGCTTACCTCGCCTGGCTTTATCTCAAAATCATCGCCACACTCATATATATCAAATTCAGGCGGAATATAGCTATTTAAGAGCTTTGCAGCACGGCTTAATAGCTTGGAATTTATAAAATATATTGGTTTGCAAATTTGAATTATATCTTTATGACTTTTTAGGGCAATCTCAATGCCAACGCCATTTATATCCCCTACGCTAATTGCAATTTTAGGCCTCATCAATCAGCCTTTTCATCTCTTTTATAGCTTGATCTAAACCTACAAATACCGATCGTGCTACTATGCTTTGACCTATATTTAGCTCAAAAATTTCTGGAATTTTAGCGATAAGCCCTACATTTTGGTAGTTTAGCCCATGACCGGCTGCGACTTTTAGCCCTATATTTTTAGCAAATTTAGCCCCAACCCTAATCCTATCAAGCTCAGCTTCTAAAGCCTCTTTAATATCCATATTCTCTAAAGATTTAATGCTAAATTTGGTCTTAGAGATATTAGAAAATGCCATTAAATAAGCATTAGCAAAGCTCCCAGTATGTAGCTCAATCGTGCTTACGCCTAGCTCTTTAGCTGCTTTTATATCATCTAAATTTGGATCTATAAACAAAGATACATCGATATTAGCACCCATCATAGCCTTAATCGCTGAAGGTAGCTCAGGGCTACTAAGGTTTAATCCCCCCTCTGTGGTTAGCTCTTGACGCTTTTCTGGCACTATGGTAGCGCGGTTAGGTCGCAAGCTTAAGACTATATCTGTAATCGCAGTTGCGCACTCTAAATTTACTGGAATTGAGCAAAAATTTATAATATTTTTCGCATCTATATCATCTATATGTCTGCGATCTTCACGAAGATGGATTGTGATCTGATCGGCCCTAGCACCAATGGCTAAATACATCGCATTTAATATATCTGGGTCATTTACCTGCCTTGCTTGTCTAAGTATAGCTATGTGATCTATATTTACACCTAATTTCATATCTATCCTTGTGATTTTATAAAATTTTTTTGCTCTTGAAAATATGGTTTTAAGGCCTCATAAGCTAAGCCGATTTTTTGAAATTTATCTGTGTAGCTCTTTTTAATCTCATCTGATTTGATCGCATTGCGATCTGGGTGGTAAATTTTAATTAAATTTAAATAACTAGCTCGAACTGTATCATAATCATCGCCCACTTCGCACCCAAGAGTGTGAAAGTGGTCTTCTAAAAGCGTAGCTAGCATAGTAAATTTGCGTTTATACTCTTTAGAGTTTAATGCGTTAAATCTGCGTTTGAAAAGCTCAAATTCATCTTTATTATAGTTGAAATTTACCGTATATTTTAAATGCTCTTTTATGTTTATTATATTTGAAAGGGTATCTATATCTTTTTGGCTTTTTGGGGTAAAAAATAGCCAATTTTGTCGCGGGAAATAGTCGCAATTAGCATCATTAAATCCACGCATTAGATATTTTGCAAATAGCTCTTCGCTATTTTTAAGATCAAATAAAACTTTAGAATCTTCAAATTTAATATCTATATCTATTAATATTTGTAGTGAAGTTGGATTTTTATATATTAGCTTAATATTTTTATGATGAGTAAGCCAAAACTCAACCCCACTTCCAACGGTTTTTCTATATAAATTTGCTATAAATTTAAGTAGATATTTACGCTGGATTAGTTCATTTTCATTATAAAATATAATAATTCTATCACGAGTTCCAATCACATTAGCAAAGCTTTGGCGTATTTTATAGATAAGATTTAGATATAAATCACAATCATCAGTTACAATAGTAATTGACTCTAATGTCTGTGTAATCTCCATTTCAAGCCCTATAAATTTATTTTAAGGTTATTAAAGCAAATTATGTTCCACTAAATCCAAATCGCCATCTCATCAAGCTCAGAGTAATCTTGTAAAATTTGATATGGTTTATAGTCGCTTTTATACTCCAAGCTTTCACAACCTTTAACATAAAATCCTAGATATATCCATGGCAATTTATGTGCTTTTGCTATTAAAATTTGATTTAAAAGCGAGTATTTCCCAAGGCTCAAATATGCATAATCTATGTCCCAAAAGCAGTAAATTGAGCTAATGCCATCAGCGGTAATATCGATAAGATCAACACAAATCAAGCTATCTCCATCATAATAATCCACCTCAAAGCCAAACTCCCCAGCACCATCTACATAGACATCAAAATATCGCTCATAATCCATCTGATGATACTTCCAACCACGCTTATTTTCCATAAATTTATGATATTTTTCATATAAATTTATATGCTTTTGGCTTATGTGTGGGCGAGTTATGATAGCTTCTATTTTAGCCTCTTCATTTTTACTGATTACTCGCCTTAGGCTTTTGGTGAATTTGAATTTTTCAGCATCAATTCTTAGGCTTTTACACTCACTGCATCCATCGCAAATTGGCTTGGAGAAGTATTTGCCAAATCTCCTATATCCATGCTCTACCAAAGCGGAGTTATAATCATACGAAGCATTAAATATATATTTATAACTACTCCTAGCCATTTTCCCATTCAGATACGCACATGGCGTATCAAGGGTGCTAAACTCAATCTCAGTCAAGCTTTTTAATATCCGAATATTTGATGAATTCCATAAATTCATCCCTTAGCTTAGCCTCCTTATGGGCTTCATCAAATATATCCTTAATCTCATCTTTATTTGGATTTGACTGCTTTGGCGTGGCTTTTTGCTCTTTTACCATCTTGCCTTTTATCTCTTTTAAACTATCTAAAAAATCCATCAATTATCCATTTTCTCTACTAGATTTTACCTTTTGGATCGCTGCGGCTATGGCTGCGATTACCTCTTCTTTGTTCTCTTGGTTGCTATCGTGGGTATTTTCTAATATATCTTGAAGTCTCTCTTCGATATAGCTAGTATCAAAAAATCCGCGTCTAAAGTGCCTTCTTTTAGATATTGCCAATAAAAATGGTAGCGTAGTTCTAACGCCTTCAATAGTAAATTCATCTAAGGCTCTCTCAAGCTTGCTTACAGCTAAATCATAACTTCTAGCTTTTACAATTAGCTTAGCCACAAGTGAGTCATAAAATGGCGGTATAGAGTATCCTTGATACATATGGCTATCTACCCTTACGCCAGGCCCTAAGGCTGGGAAGTAGCCAGTTATCTTACCAGGGCTTGGGATAAAGTTTTTCCACACATTCTCAGCCGTAATCCTAGCTTCTATAGCCACCCCTTGTGGTTTAACCTCGGTTTGGTCTATATCTAGTATCTCGCCTGCAGCAATGCGAATTTGTCTAGAGATGAGATCTACTCCTACTATCTCTTCAGTTACGCCGTGTTCGACTTGAATTCTAGTATTCATCTCCATAAAATAAAAATTATTATAATCATCTAATAAAAACTCAATCGTCCCCGCATTAGTATATCCCACAGCCTTAGCTGCTGCTACTGCTGCTACCCCCATTCTTTTGCGTAAATCCTCGCTGATAGTAGGACAAGGTGCTATCTCGATAACCTTTTGATGGCGTCTTTGGATAGAGCAATCACGCTCACAAAGGTGGATTAGATTGCCATAATTATCACCTAAAATTTGAAACTCAATATGTCTAGGCTTGACAATTAATTTCTCCATAAAGACCTCATCGTTATTGAAAAACGCCTTAGCCTCCCTTTTACAACTCTCATAGCTACTTTCAAGTTCAGCTGGATCCCACACCTCTCTAATGCCACGACCACCGCCGCCGCCGCTTGCTTTTAAGATAACTGGATAGCCAATTTTTTCAGCTTCTAATTTTATGGTTTCTATACTTTCTTTATTTAACGCCTCAGTCCCTGGCACGACTGGAATGCCATTTTTATGCATTAAATTTCTAGCGATATTTTTATTTCCCATCTTTAAAATGACTTCAGATTTTGGCCCTATAA encodes:
- a CDS encoding acetyl-CoA carboxylase subunit A, giving the protein MIYKILIANRGEIAVRIVRACKDLHIKNVAIYTEPDKDSLHVKVADEAYEIGKDPIKGYLDASRIVEVAKACGADAIHPGYGFLSENYEFAKLVEDAGLTFIGPKSEVILKMGNKNIARNLMHKNGIPVVPGTEALNKESIETIKLEAEKIGYPVILKASGGGGGRGIREVWDPAELESSYESCKREAKAFFNNDEVFMEKLIVKPRHIEFQILGDNYGNLIHLCERDCSIQRRHQKVIEIAPCPTISEDLRKRMGVAAVAAAKAVGYTNAGTIEFLLDDYNNFYFMEMNTRIQVEHGVTEEIVGVDLISRQIRIAAGEILDIDQTEVKPQGVAIEARITAENVWKNFIPSPGKITGYFPALGPGVRVDSHMYQGYSIPPFYDSLVAKLIVKARSYDLAVSKLERALDEFTIEGVRTTLPFLLAISKRRHFRRGFFDTSYIEERLQDILENTHDSNQENKEEVIAAIAAAIQKVKSSRENG